In one window of Musa acuminata AAA Group cultivar baxijiao chromosome BXJ3-2, Cavendish_Baxijiao_AAA, whole genome shotgun sequence DNA:
- the LOC103972830 gene encoding uncharacterized protein LOC103972830 gives MSRCFPYPPPGYVKKARNDARRDHVDSLAKAKQKEKKHKKERTDEEKSKDKRRKDKELSQDKHKEKNNQKEKHKDKKKDKGVSRTSEDGTEKPIQSHHEDRLGGRWKTIETNHCKLSDGLDRQIKMEEKVSANRVVDNFTSSVQRSSDVSGTKAAKVIERAASNKVIPASMDSLTSRINGMGRPADRVLNSIQSQAEVLRSANAIQRERNAANKLVSNLTHLEQTGDAGKGQPVNNSRVSIQQKTDGPYVAAVGNKENCKQNKALIDPSSTMQRSFNGLSRSAESTAILANEKVDGIGLTKTLEDRGETKKFVPNNILIEQREQDGISQAVEKDADKRIGRKEKNTEEEAYGRKVERHKDIDWDKDKSKLEVKGKDQEKSSQNCERKHKEYDEITDMGKKVHMDIPNAELIASAEDQKSSNTHENKKRKELEMNGLVHENNLLPNKFQRTTASDLLANGKIVNLSHNACSSMSSGALNNSKAGKHPVDKKEHITKDIKAAQPSSDGLRHPAVMHMKPPHPDSKYLDEMYSVPKMDDYPEYDDQDWLFCRSHLHSNPRTKLEADERPRVWAKAIRIGSENVVALPYVIPF, from the exons ATGTCTCGCTGCTTTCCTTATCCACCACCAGGATATGTAAAGAAGGCGAGGAATGATGCAAGGCGTGACCATGTGGACTCACTGGCAAAG GCGAAGCAAAAAGAGAAAAAGCATAAAAAGGAGAGAACGGATGAAGAAAAAAGCAAAGATAAAAGGAGGAAGGACAAAGAACTAAGTCAAGATAAACACAAAGAGAAGAACAATCAAAAGGAAAAGCATAAGGACAAGAAAAAGGACAAGGGTGTAAGCAGGACATCTGAAGATGGGACTGAAAAACCGATTCAATCTCACCATGAAGACAGGCTTGGGGGCAGATGGAAAACTATAGAAACCAACCATTGTAAACTTAGTGATGGGTTGGACCGTCAGATCAAAATGGAAGAAAAGGTCTCAGCAAACAGAGTGGTCGATAACTTCACTAGTTCAGTTCAAAGAAGCTCTGATGTATCGGGTACTAAAGCTGCAAAGGTTATTGAAAGAGCTGCAAGTAATAAAGTTATTCCTGCTTCCATGGATTCCTTGACAAGCAGAATTAATGGGATGGGAAGACCAGCAGACAGAGTCCTAAATTCAATTCAAAGTCAGGCTGAGGTCCTTCGATCTGCAAACGcaattcaaagagaaagaaatgCAGCTAACAAGTTAGTTTCAAACCTCACTCATCTTGAGCAAACAGGAGATGCTGGTAAGGGTCAACCAGTAAATAACTCTAGGGTTTCTATTCAACAAAAAACTGATGGTCCATATGTTGCTGCTGTGGGAAATAAGGAAAACTGCAAACAGAACAAAGCCCTTATAGATCCCAGTAGCACAATGCAAAGATCATTTAATGGTTTGAGTCGATCAGCAGAAAGCACTGCCATTTTAGCTAATGAGAAAGTTGATGGCATTGGCCTCACAAAGACACTAGAGGATAGAGGAGAAACAAAGAAATTTGTTCCAAACAACATTTTAATAGAGCAGAGAGAACAAGATGGGATCAGCCAAGCAGTGGAGAAGGATGCTGACAAAAGAATTGGAAGGAAAGAAAAGAACACGGAGGAGGAAGCTTATGGTAGAAAAGTAGAAAGACACAAGGACATAGATTGGGATAAGGACAAGAGCAAACTTGAAGTGAAAGGAAAAGATCAGGAAAAAAGTAGTCAGAACTGTGAGCGAAAACATAAAGAATATGATGAGATAACAGACATGGGTAAAAAGGTTCATATGGATATTCCAAATGCAGAACTGATAGCTTCTGCAGAAGACCAGAAGAGTAGCAATACTcatgaaaataagaaaagaaaggaacTTGAGATGAATGGCCTTGTGCATG AGAACAATTTGCTTCCTAACAAGTTCCAGAGAACAACTGCATCCGACCTTTTAGCAAATGGGAAAATAGTGAACTTATCCCATAATGCTTGTTCTTCCATGAGTTCTGGGGCCTTAAACAACAGCAAGGCAGGAAAGCACCCTGTAGATAAAAAAGAACACATTACAAAAGACATAAAAGCAGCGCAACCATCATCAGATGGCTTGAGGCATCCGGCTGTTATGCACATGAAACCTCCTCATCCAGACTCCAAGTATCTTGATGAAATGTACTCTGTTCCCAAAATGGATGATTATCCAGAATATGATGACCAGGATTGGTTATTTTGCAGAAGTCACCTTCATTCAAACCCAAGGACAAAGCTTGAGGCTGATGAAAGACCCCGAGTGTGGGCCAAGGCAATAAGAATTGGGTCCGAAAATGTTGTTGCTTTGCCCTATGTCATTCCATTTTGA
- the LOC135631910 gene encoding probable glucan endo-1,3-beta-glucosidase A6 encodes MPPHTQATFLFLLLLFFFSATAKGGHFARLGINYGTLGDDLPSAARSVHLLHSIGAGAVKIYDANPAILRALAGTRFRVSIMVPNEIIPSLGVNASAADAWVGTNLGPFYPAVRVRYLLVGNEILSYTSLANSTWPFLVPAMVNIHRALSARSIRDVKVGTTLAMDALVTSFPPSAGAFRSDIAEPVMRPLLRFLHKTRSYYFVDAYPYFAWASNPSSIRLDYALFTSNASFNYFDPGSKLTYTNLFDQMLDAVAAAMGRLGSGDVRIAVAETGWPNAGDLDQIGANVHNAAIYNRNLARRLAARPAVGTPARPGAVMPVFVFSLYNENQKPGPGTERHWGLLYPNGSKVYEVDLSGRRPLDSYPPLPPPDNNEPYKGKIWCVFGGDRKPAANATTVGAALAYACGQGNGTCDAIRPGGPCYKPNTLVAHASYAFNSYWQQFRQAGGTCFFDGLAVQTKTDPSYGTCKYASLTN; translated from the exons ATGCCGCCGCACACACAGGCgaccttcctttttcttcttctactcttcttcttctctgccaCAG CTAAAGGTGGGCACTTTGCGAGGTTGGGCATCAACTATGGCACCCTCGGCGACGATCTCCCCTCCGCCGCTCGCTCTGTGCACCTCCTCCACTCTATTGGCGCCGGCGCAGTCAAGATCTATGACGCCAACCCGGCCATCCTCCGCGCACTCGCTGGCACCCGCTTCCGCGTCTCCATCATGGTGCCCAACGAAATCATCCCCTCCCTGGGCGTCAACGCCTCCGCCGCCGACGCCTGGGTCGGCACCAACCTCGGCCCCTTCTACCCCGCCGTCCGCGTCCGCTACCTCCTCGTCGGCAACGAGATTCTCTCCTACACCTCCCTCGCCAACTCCACCTGGCCCTTCCTCGTCCCCGCCATGGTCAACATCCACCGCGCCCTCAGCGCCCGCTCCATCCGCGACGTCAAGGTCGGCACGACCCTTGCCATGGACGCCCTCGTGACCTCCTTCCCGCCCTCCGCAGGCGCCTTCCGCTCTGACATCGCTGAGCCGGTGATGCGCCCTCTACTCCGTTTCCTCCACAAGACCCGCTCCTACTACTTCGTGGACGCCTACCCTTACTTCGCCTGGGCCTCGAATCCCTCCTCCATCCGCCTCGACTACGCCCTCTTTACCTCCAATGCGAGCTTCAACTACTTCGACCCAGGGAGCAAGTTGACCTACACCAATCTGTTCGACCAGATGCTCGAcgcggtggcggcggcgatggGCCGGCTAGGGTCCGGCGACGTCCGGATCGCGGTGGCGGAGACGGGTTGGCCGAACGCCGGCGACCTGGACCAGATCGGGGCCAACGTACACAACGCGGCCATCTACAACCGGAACCTCGCGCGGCGGCTGGCGGCGCGTCCGGCCGTAGGAACGCCAGCGCGGCCAGGGGCGGTGATGCCGGTGTTCGTTTTCTCTCTCTACAACGAGAATCAGAAGCCTGGGCCGGGGACGGAGCGCCACTGGGGGCTGCTGTACCCCAACGGGAGCAAGGTGTACGAGGTGGACCTCAGCGGGCGGCGGCCGCTGGACTCGTACCCGCCGCTGCCGCCCCCGGATAACAACGAGCCGTACAAGGGGAAGATCTGGTGCGTGTTCGGCGGCGACCGGAAGCCGGCGGCGAACGCGACGACGGTAGGGGCGGCGCTGGCGTACGCGTGCGGGCAGGGGAACGGCACGTGCGACGCGATCCGCCCAGGGGGGCCATGCTACAAGCCGAACACGCTCGTGGCGCACGCGAGCTACGCGTTCAACTCCTACTGGCAGCAGTTTCGGCAGGCGGGCGGGACGTGCTTCTTCGACGGGCTCGCCGTGCAGACCAAAACCGACCCAA GTTACGGAACTTGCAAATACGCGAGTTTGACAAACTGA
- the LOC135631178 gene encoding cytochrome b561 and DOMON domain-containing protein At4g12980-like — protein sequence MAALGFRLLFLLSAVGSAAAATASGCSSMAFSSKRVYAACIDLPRLSSSLHWSYDNASATLSLAFVAPPAGPEGWVSWAINPSGGGMIGCQTLIAFRQPNGVMGIKTCNITRYGPVAEGPIEFETSDMAAEQSGGVMRLFAKMKLPAGMTEVKQVWQVGSAVVNGVPQKHDFKPENLQSLGQLNLIKGSISASGGGTAPRRNKYVHGILNAVSWGILLPIGQLFARYLKTFRSADPAWFYLHVSCQIIGYAVGVGGWATGLVLGSRSKGIQYTTHRNIGISLFTLCTIQVSALLLRPNKDHKYRLYWNIYHHSVGYTVIVLGIVNVFKGLQILNIDHKWTVYFIIIICILGGIALFLEIVTWIIVIKRRSDDSRKSYDGSTSSGVQRSISL from the exons ATGGCCGCTCTAGGCTTtcgtcttctcttcctcctctctgctGTGGgctctgctgccgccgccaccgccaGTGGCTGCTCCTCCATGGCGTTCTCCTCCAAACGCGTGTACGCCGCGTGCATCGACCTGCCCCGCCTCTCCTCCTCGCTCCACTGGTCCTACGACAACGCGTCCGCCACGCTGTCCCTCGCGTTCGTGGCGCCGCCGGCGGGGCCGGAGGGGTGGGTGTCGTGGGCGATCAACCCCAGCGGTGGTGGCATGATCGGGTGCCAGACCCTGATCGCGTTCCGCCAGCCCAACGGCGTGATGGGTATCAAGACGTGCAACATCACCAGGTACGGCCCCGTCGCGGAGGGGCCGATCGAGTTCGAGACGTCGGACATGGCGGCGGAGCAGTCCGGGGGGGTGATGCGGCTCTTCGCGAAGATGAAGTTGCCGGCGGGGATGACGGAGGTGAAACAGGTGTGGCAGGTGGGGTCGGCGGTGGTGAATGGCGTCCCCCAAAAGCACGACTTCAAGCCGGAAAATCTGCAGTCGCTGGGACAGTTGAATCTCATCAAGGGGTCGATCTCGGCATCCGGCGGAGGCACCGCACCCAGAAGAAACAAATAT GTACATGGAATTCTGAATGCTGTGAGTTGGGGGATTTTGCTTCCAATTGGCCAACTCTTCGCAAGATATCTGAAAACATTCAGATCTGCAGACCCTGCATGGTTTTATCTTCATGTATCGTGCCAAATTATTGGCTACGCTGTTGGAGTCGGTGGCTGGGCTACTGGTCTCGTTCTTGGCTCCAGATCTAAGGGAATCCAGTACACCACTCATCGCAATATCGGCATCTCCCTTTTCACTCTTTGCACCATACAG GTTTCTGCTCTGCTCCTGAGGCCAAATAAGGATCACAAGTACAGATTGTACTGGAACATCTACCATCACTCTGTGGGATACACCGTGATTGTGTTGGGGATCGTCAACGTCTTCAAAGGCCTGCAGATACTGAACATCGATCATAAATGGACAgtgtattttatcatcataatttgCATTTTGGGTGGTATTGCCTTGTTCTTGGAGATTGTTACTTGGATTATAGTTATCAAGAGGAGGTCTGATGACTCCAGAAAGTCTTACGACGGATCGACTTCTAGCGGTGTGCAGCGGTCAATATCTTTATGA